From a single Candidatus Neomarinimicrobiota bacterium genomic region:
- a CDS encoding MerR family transcriptional regulator, whose product MKYRFDMNASDIKERLSDKTRPVFAIGIAAELVGVSVHTLRMYETEGLIIPQRTKSKRRLYSQADIERLQCIRVMIEDRGFNLAGIKGMMSMAPCWEIKGCSESDRAVCDAYKTSLEPCWLVKSKASACQDEVCSECVVYRDVTTCHNMKSYLQQHWKNT is encoded by the coding sequence CATCAGACATAAAAGAACGCCTCTCAGACAAAACCAGACCGGTTTTCGCTATTGGTATTGCTGCAGAGCTGGTCGGCGTTTCAGTCCACACCTTGCGAATGTATGAGACTGAAGGTCTCATCATTCCCCAGCGCACAAAATCCAAGCGTCGTCTTTATTCCCAGGCAGATATCGAAAGACTTCAATGCATCCGGGTCATGATAGAAGATCGTGGCTTCAATCTGGCAGGGATTAAAGGAATGATGTCCATGGCTCCCTGCTGGGAGATCAAAGGCTGCAGCGAATCAGATCGAGCCGTATGTGATGCATATAAGACATCTTTAGAGCCATGTTGGCTGGTTAAATCTAAAGCTTCAGCCTGTCAGGACGAAGTTTGTTCTGAATGCGTAGTTTATAGAGATGTAACGACCTGTCACAACATGAAATCCTATTTACAACAACATTGGAAGAACACATGA